A DNA window from Pedomonas mirosovicensis contains the following coding sequences:
- the gcvA gene encoding transcriptional regulator GcvA gives MNLPPLGALRAFEAAARHLSMKQAAEELRVTPGAVSLQIKELEATLGVPLFIRRTRSLALTPQGSTYFTALRPAFRLIRESTAEIIASARAPVLTVGCTPTFAAQWLMPRLARFETQAPEVDVRISATNRIADFSRDGIDIAVRHGFGQYDGLASERLLNDDLTPVCSPALLGRIGDLASPDDLARTALLHDASRRDWQLWLKAAGAACVDGSRGPVFVDSNGAIEAAKAGHGVALARLSFVERELAEGSLIAPFPQRITSDLAYYLVYPAGALDRPHVASFRTWLLAEAECLTARSQPA, from the coding sequence ATGAACCTGCCGCCCCTTGGAGCCTTGCGGGCCTTTGAAGCCGCCGCACGCCACCTCAGCATGAAGCAGGCGGCGGAGGAGCTGCGCGTCACGCCGGGAGCCGTCAGCCTCCAGATCAAGGAACTGGAAGCAACGCTCGGCGTGCCGCTCTTCATCCGGCGCACGCGCAGCCTTGCGCTGACGCCGCAGGGCTCGACATATTTCACGGCCCTTCGCCCCGCCTTCCGGTTGATCCGTGAGTCCACGGCGGAGATCATCGCCAGCGCCCGCGCGCCCGTCCTCACGGTAGGGTGCACGCCCACCTTCGCCGCCCAGTGGCTCATGCCCCGGCTTGCCCGGTTCGAAACGCAGGCGCCGGAGGTTGACGTTCGAATCAGCGCGACCAACCGGATCGCCGATTTCAGCCGTGATGGGATCGATATTGCCGTTCGCCATGGCTTCGGCCAGTACGACGGCCTCGCCAGCGAGCGGTTGCTGAATGATGATCTCACTCCCGTGTGCAGCCCGGCACTGCTGGGGCGGATCGGCGATCTGGCATCGCCTGATGACCTGGCGCGCACGGCCCTTCTGCACGATGCCAGCCGGCGCGACTGGCAACTCTGGCTGAAAGCCGCCGGGGCCGCCTGTGTTGATGGCTCGCGCGGTCCCGTTTTTGTGGACAGCAATGGCGCGATCGAGGCCGCCAAGGCCGGGCACGGCGTGGCTTTGGCAAGGCTGTCGTTCGTTGAGCGGGAACTGGCCGAAGGGAGCCTGATCGCCCCCTTCCCGCAACGGATTACCAGCGACCTCGCCTATTATCTGGTTTATCCGGCCGGCGCGCTCGACCGGCCGCACGTTGCATCCTTCCGCACGTGGCTGCTGGCCGAGGCGGAATGCCTCACCGCCCGTTCGCAACCGGCCTAA
- a CDS encoding IS5 family transposase: MEGEVLRDDQWERLRAFAPGGRKGKRGPRSDGRRFFDALLWLARSGARWRDLPEDRFGPYQTVKRRYYRWIEQGVFDRIFEAVASDPDMEWLAIDATVVRAQAQAAGGRQKRGGPQAQALGRSCSGFGTKIHAVVDALGLPVRFALGPGQQSDMTPACELLYGLHALLVLGDRAYDADCVYDLVREQGGSPVIPPRRHRRCQHGYDRFAYKQRWGIEGFFAKLKQWRRIATRYDKLAATFLGFVKLVSIMLWLK, encoded by the coding sequence GTGGAAGGCGAGGTTCTTCGGGACGATCAGTGGGAGCGGCTGCGCGCGTTTGCGCCCGGCGGCCGCAAGGGCAAACGCGGTCCGCGCAGCGACGGGCGGCGGTTCTTCGATGCGCTGCTGTGGCTGGCGCGCTCGGGGGCACGCTGGCGCGATCTGCCGGAGGATCGTTTTGGCCCCTACCAGACGGTCAAGAGGCGCTATTACCGCTGGATCGAGCAGGGCGTATTTGATCGCATCTTCGAGGCGGTGGCCTCGGACCCGGACATGGAGTGGCTGGCGATCGACGCCACGGTGGTCCGCGCTCAAGCTCAGGCGGCGGGCGGGCGCCAAAAAAGGGGGGGACCGCAAGCCCAGGCTCTTGGCCGCTCCTGTAGCGGTTTCGGGACCAAGATCCATGCCGTAGTTGACGCGCTGGGCCTGCCGGTCCGCTTCGCCCTTGGTCCGGGTCAGCAGAGCGACATGACCCCGGCCTGCGAGCTGCTGTACGGCCTGCACGCGCTGCTGGTTCTGGGCGACCGCGCCTATGATGCCGACTGCGTCTATGACCTCGTCCGCGAACAGGGCGGCAGTCCGGTCATCCCGCCGCGCCGGCACCGCAGATGCCAGCATGGCTATGACCGCTTTGCCTACAAACAGCGATGGGGCATCGAGGGCTTCTTCGCCAAGCTCAAGCAATGGCGGCGCATCGCCACCCGCTACGACAAGCTCGCCGCCACCTTCCTCGGATTCGTAAAGCTTGTCAGCATCATGCTCTGGCTCAAATAA
- a CDS encoding ABCB family ABC transporter ATP-binding protein/permease: MTGTPPAKSAWSTIRRFAPYLWPKHDRALKIRIIIAAILMVLAKATVLVVPFFFKWATDALTGTGGPAISLAVGLIGGYAGVRFASSVFQFSRDAVYVRVGQRAIRGLALDVFRHLHALSLRFHLERRTGGLSKAIERGTKSIDEMLYFLVFNIGPTIIELIAVCVIFGVNFGWEVVAITAGSIGSYIVFTAVVTEWRAKLRREMVDRDTKANARAIDSLLNFETVKYFNNEEHEFRQYDGALRRYEDAATKSDSSLAFLNIGQGFLTSLCLFGCMALVAARLGNGTATIGDVVLVNTMLLQVFRPLDILGWIYREIKQGLVDMEFMFGLLDQPQEVLDKPGAPDIRISGARIRFDNVIFAYEARRTILHGISFEVPAGHTLAIVGPSGAGKSTISRILFRFYDIASGSVTVDGQDIRDVTQTSLRRAIGIVPQDTVLFNDTIRYNIAYGRPGATAEEVEDAARRAQIHDFILSLPDGYDTIVGERGLKLSGGEKQRVAIARTLLKNPPILILDEATSALDTRTERDIQAALDAAAANRTTLIIAHRLSTVVKADQIIVLEQGRIVERGTHTELLAMNGRYAAMWAAQQQEVLEAAASNTTDGPVTDSLATPQPAQ, translated from the coding sequence ATGACCGGCACGCCGCCCGCCAAAAGCGCCTGGTCCACCATTCGCCGGTTCGCCCCCTACCTGTGGCCGAAGCATGACCGGGCGCTGAAAATCCGCATCATCATCGCGGCCATCCTCATGGTATTGGCCAAGGCGACGGTGCTGGTGGTGCCGTTCTTCTTCAAGTGGGCGACGGATGCCCTCACCGGCACCGGCGGCCCGGCCATTTCACTGGCCGTTGGCCTCATTGGCGGCTACGCGGGCGTGCGCTTTGCCTCCAGTGTGTTCCAGTTCAGCCGCGATGCGGTTTATGTGCGCGTTGGCCAGCGCGCCATTCGCGGCCTGGCGCTCGATGTTTTCCGGCATCTGCACGCGCTCTCGCTTCGCTTCCATCTGGAGCGGCGCACCGGCGGCCTCTCCAAGGCCATCGAGCGGGGCACCAAGAGCATTGACGAGATGCTTTATTTCCTCGTCTTCAACATCGGCCCGACGATCATCGAACTCATCGCCGTCTGCGTGATTTTCGGCGTCAATTTCGGCTGGGAGGTGGTGGCCATCACCGCCGGCTCCATCGGCTCGTACATCGTGTTCACGGCGGTCGTCACCGAATGGCGGGCAAAGCTGCGCCGCGAAATGGTGGACCGGGACACCAAGGCCAACGCGCGGGCCATCGACAGCCTCCTGAACTTCGAGACGGTGAAATACTTCAACAACGAGGAGCACGAGTTCCGCCAGTACGACGGGGCGCTGCGCCGCTATGAGGACGCCGCCACCAAGTCGGATTCCTCGCTTGCCTTCCTCAACATCGGTCAGGGCTTCCTCACGAGCCTGTGCCTGTTCGGCTGCATGGCGCTGGTGGCGGCGCGGCTGGGCAACGGCACGGCGACCATCGGCGACGTGGTGCTGGTCAACACCATGCTACTGCAGGTATTCCGCCCGCTCGACATCCTGGGCTGGATCTACCGCGAGATCAAACAGGGCCTCGTCGACATGGAATTCATGTTCGGCCTGCTCGACCAGCCGCAAGAAGTTCTCGATAAGCCTGGCGCGCCCGACATCAGGATCAGCGGCGCGCGCATCCGTTTCGACAATGTGATCTTCGCCTACGAGGCGCGCCGCACCATTTTGCACGGCATCTCGTTCGAGGTGCCGGCCGGGCACACGCTCGCCATCGTCGGCCCCTCGGGCGCGGGCAAGTCCACCATCTCGCGCATCCTGTTCCGCTTCTATGACATCGCCTCCGGCAGCGTGACGGTGGACGGGCAGGACATTCGCGACGTGACGCAAACCAGCCTGCGCCGGGCCATCGGCATCGTGCCGCAGGATACGGTGCTGTTCAACGACACCATCCGCTACAACATCGCCTATGGCCGCCCCGGCGCGACCGCCGAAGAAGTGGAGGATGCTGCCCGCCGCGCGCAGATCCACGATTTCATCCTGAGCCTGCCGGACGGCTACGACACGATCGTCGGCGAGCGCGGCCTCAAGCTTTCGGGCGGGGAGAAGCAGCGCGTGGCCATCGCCCGCACGCTTTTGAAAAACCCGCCCATTCTCATTCTGGACGAAGCCACCTCCGCGCTCGACACCCGCACCGAGCGGGACATCCAGGCCGCGCTGGACGCGGCGGCGGCCAACCGCACCACGCTCATCATCGCCCACCGCCTCTCGACCGTGGTGAAGGCGGACCAGATCATCGTTCTGGAGCAGGGCCGCATCGTTGAGCGCGGCACCCACACCGAGCTGCTGGCGATGAACGGGCGCTATGCCGCCATGTGGGCCGCGCAGCAGCAGGAGGTGCTGGAAGCGGCGGCTTCCAACACGACTGACGGCCCTGTAACGGACAGCCTCGCCACGCCCCAACCCGCCCAATAA
- a CDS encoding MerR family transcriptional regulator, which produces MARASGVSVRALHYYDEIGLLKPAEVGANGYRYYGRAEMLRLQQILFYRELGLPLEEIRRTLDDPRFDRKAALLQHRARLEAEGQRLSRLIQTIDQTVETLEQGMEAAMQDKELFAGFSAEKQAQWEQEIETRYGDCARDAMADSKARMAAMAVVTF; this is translated from the coding sequence GTGGCAAGGGCATCGGGCGTCAGCGTGCGCGCGTTGCACTACTACGATGAGATCGGCCTCTTAAAGCCGGCCGAGGTAGGCGCCAACGGTTACCGCTACTACGGCCGCGCGGAAATGCTGCGGTTGCAGCAGATCCTGTTCTACCGCGAGCTGGGCCTGCCGCTGGAAGAAATACGGCGCACGCTGGACGACCCGCGCTTCGACCGGAAGGCGGCGCTGCTCCAGCACCGGGCAAGGCTGGAAGCGGAAGGCCAGCGCCTGAGCCGTCTCATCCAAACCATCGACCAGACGGTCGAAACACTGGAACAAGGGATGGAGGCTGCAATGCAGGACAAGGAACTGTTCGCCGGCTTCTCGGCGGAAAAACAGGCGCAGTGGGAGCAGGAGATCGAAACCCGCTACGGCGACTGCGCCAGGGATGCAATGGCGGACTCAAAGGCGCGCATGGCGGCCATGGCTGTGGTGACATTTTAA
- a CDS encoding alpha/beta hydrolase family protein, which yields MPVEKLSFSGSRGFRLAARLERPEGEVRAFALFAHCFACTKNSLAAVRISRGLAARGIATLRFDFTGLGESEGAFGQHPFSADVADLTAAAAFMAGEGMAPQLLIGHSLGGTAALAAAAQMPEMRAVAVIGSPFEASHVTHLFAAELEEILKQGEAPVTLGQRQFLLSRGFVEDLVRQSPVARIRDLGRALLVLHSPVDQVVGIENAAAIFEAALHPKSFVSLGTADHMLEEAGDADYTAGVIAAWASRYLDRDASG from the coding sequence ATGCCAGTTGAGAAGCTGAGCTTTTCCGGCTCGCGCGGGTTTCGTCTTGCTGCCCGGCTGGAACGCCCGGAAGGGGAGGTTCGCGCTTTTGCGCTCTTTGCCCACTGCTTTGCCTGCACCAAGAACAGCCTGGCGGCGGTGCGGATATCGCGGGGGCTGGCGGCGCGGGGCATTGCGACGCTGCGCTTTGATTTTACCGGCCTTGGCGAGAGCGAAGGCGCGTTTGGACAGCACCCCTTCAGCGCGGATGTCGCGGATCTGACAGCGGCGGCGGCGTTCATGGCGGGGGAGGGCATGGCGCCCCAGCTGCTCATCGGTCACAGCCTGGGCGGAACGGCGGCGCTGGCGGCAGCGGCGCAGATGCCGGAGATGCGGGCAGTGGCGGTAATCGGCTCCCCGTTCGAGGCCTCGCATGTTACGCACCTGTTCGCCGCGGAACTGGAGGAAATTCTGAAGCAGGGCGAAGCGCCGGTAACGCTTGGCCAGCGGCAGTTCCTGCTGAGCCGGGGGTTCGTGGAGGATCTGGTACGCCAGTCGCCCGTGGCGCGCATTCGGGATCTGGGCCGGGCGCTGCTGGTGTTGCACTCGCCGGTGGATCAGGTGGTTGGCATCGAGAACGCCGCCGCCATTTTCGAGGCGGCGCTGCATCCCAAAAGCTTCGTCTCGTTGGGTACGGCGGATCACATGCTGGAGGAGGCGGGGGACGCGGATTATACCGCCGGGGTCATTGCCGCCTGGGCGTCGCGATATCTGGACCGCGACGCCTCAGGGTAG
- a CDS encoding DMT family transporter translates to MASQKVMGPADWGRLVVLSILWGGSFLFNGIAVKELPPFTIVALRVGLAALVLLTLVRLMGQAMPKDRRVWAAFFGMGLLNNLIPFSLIVWGQTQIASGLASILNATTPLWAVIVAHVLTADEKLTGNRLIGVIAGFLGVVVMIGPEALSGFGTGTWAQLAVLAAALSYSFAGIFGRRFKAMGVSPLATAAGQVTASAIMLAPVTLVIDQPWTLPAPSPATWAAIAGIALLSTALAYVLFFRILSTAGATNLMLVTFLIPVSAIVLGSLVLGERLEAKHLFGMAMIAAGLAAIDGRLFALLRPKAEGKRVQRRQA, encoded by the coding sequence ATGGCAAGTCAGAAGGTGATGGGTCCGGCGGACTGGGGCAGGCTGGTCGTGCTGTCGATCCTGTGGGGCGGGTCGTTTCTGTTCAACGGCATCGCCGTGAAGGAGCTGCCGCCCTTTACAATCGTGGCGCTGCGTGTCGGGCTCGCTGCCCTGGTCCTGCTCACTCTCGTGCGCCTCATGGGTCAGGCCATGCCGAAGGACCGGCGCGTCTGGGCCGCCTTTTTCGGCATGGGGCTGCTCAACAACCTCATCCCCTTCAGCCTGATCGTGTGGGGGCAAACGCAGATCGCCAGTGGCCTTGCGTCCATTCTCAATGCAACGACGCCGTTGTGGGCGGTTATCGTCGCCCATGTTTTGACGGCGGATGAAAAACTCACCGGCAACAGGCTGATCGGCGTGATCGCCGGTTTCCTTGGCGTTGTGGTCATGATCGGCCCGGAGGCGCTCTCCGGCTTCGGCACGGGCACCTGGGCGCAGCTGGCCGTGCTTGCGGCGGCGCTCTCCTATTCCTTTGCGGGTATTTTCGGGCGCCGCTTCAAGGCCATGGGCGTCTCGCCGCTGGCGACGGCTGCGGGGCAGGTCACTGCTTCGGCCATCATGCTGGCCCCGGTTACGCTCGTCATCGACCAGCCGTGGACGCTGCCTGCCCCCAGCCCGGCGACCTGGGCCGCCATTGCCGGTATCGCGCTTCTGTCCACCGCCCTGGCCTATGTGTTGTTTTTCCGCATTCTCTCGACCGCCGGGGCCACCAATCTGATGCTGGTGACCTTCCTCATTCCGGTCAGCGCCATTGTGCTGGGCTCGCTGGTGCTTGGCGAGCGGTTGGAGGCCAAGCACCTGTTCGGGATGGCGATGATCGCGGCGGGCCTGGCGGCGATCGATGGGCGGCTGTTCGCCCTGTTGAGGCCAAAGGCGGAAGGCAAAAGGGTTCAGAGGCGGCAAGCCTAG
- a CDS encoding hydroxymethylglutaryl-CoA lyase: MSEMNNGTVSIVEVGARDGLQNEPEVFSTETKVELLTRMMDAGARRLEVASFVHPKLVPQMADAEAVVASLPDRKDVSYIGLVLNKRGLLRALATREGDRRGVDEAGCVAVATDSFGQRNQGQSIEDSIRETSEMLRLAKAEGLVPQVTVSVAFGCPFEGEVPQARVLEIIQRLAENEPAEIALADTIGAAVPQQVSDLFGPAREKLPEGIRLRAHFHNTRNTGIANAWAAYQAGAEVLDSSVGGLGGCPFAPRATGNIATEDLLYLLERSDVSTGLSLEDTIATAQWFEGVRGKPSASMLAKAGPFPARG, translated from the coding sequence ATGAGCGAGATGAACAACGGCACCGTATCCATCGTTGAGGTTGGCGCGCGCGACGGCCTCCAGAACGAGCCGGAGGTGTTCTCCACCGAAACCAAGGTGGAGCTGCTCACCCGCATGATGGATGCGGGCGCGCGCCGTCTGGAAGTCGCCAGTTTCGTCCACCCCAAGCTGGTGCCCCAGATGGCCGATGCCGAAGCCGTGGTGGCAAGCCTGCCCGACCGCAAGGACGTGAGCTACATCGGCCTCGTGCTCAACAAGCGGGGACTGTTGCGCGCGCTCGCCACCCGCGAGGGCGACAGGCGCGGCGTCGATGAGGCCGGGTGCGTCGCCGTTGCCACCGACAGCTTCGGCCAGCGCAACCAGGGCCAGAGCATCGAGGACAGCATTCGCGAGACCTCCGAGATGCTCCGTCTCGCCAAGGCCGAGGGGTTGGTGCCGCAAGTGACGGTGTCGGTCGCCTTCGGCTGCCCGTTCGAGGGGGAGGTGCCGCAGGCGCGCGTGCTCGAGATCATCCAGCGCCTGGCCGAAAACGAACCGGCGGAGATCGCGCTGGCCGATACCATCGGCGCGGCCGTGCCCCAACAGGTGAGCGACCTGTTCGGCCCCGCGCGCGAGAAGCTGCCCGAAGGCATCCGTTTGCGCGCTCACTTCCACAACACCCGCAACACCGGCATCGCCAACGCCTGGGCGGCGTATCAGGCGGGGGCTGAGGTGCTGGACAGCAGCGTCGGCGGCTTGGGCGGCTGCCCGTTCGCGCCGCGCGCCACCGGCAACATCGCCACGGAAGACCTGCTCTACCTGCTGGAGCGCTCGGACGTATCGACCGGCCTCAGCCTGGAGGATACCATCGCTACCGCCCAGTGGTTCGAAGGCGTACGCGGCAAGCCCTCCGCCTCCATGCTCGCCAAGGCGGGGCCGTTTCCGGCGCGTGGCTGA
- the wrbA gene encoding NAD(P)H:quinone oxidoreductase, translated as MARILVLYYSGYGHIEKMAHAVAEGAREAGAEVTVKRVPELVPEEIARKSGMKLEQDAPIAEPKELENYDAIILGAPTRYGVAASQMRNFIDQTGGLWARGALNGKVGSVFTSTNTQHGGQESTILSMHTTLLHLGMVIVGLPYSFEGQSRMDEITGCSPYGASTLAGSDGKRQPSENELAGARFQGRHVADIAARLFPG; from the coding sequence ATGGCAAGGATTCTGGTGCTTTATTACAGCGGCTACGGGCACATCGAAAAAATGGCCCATGCAGTGGCCGAGGGCGCGCGGGAAGCGGGCGCGGAGGTAACGGTCAAGCGCGTGCCGGAGCTGGTGCCGGAGGAGATAGCGCGCAAGTCCGGCATGAAGTTGGAACAGGATGCGCCCATTGCCGAGCCGAAAGAGCTGGAAAATTACGATGCCATCATTCTTGGCGCGCCCACCCGCTATGGCGTGGCCGCAAGTCAGATGCGGAATTTCATCGACCAGACCGGCGGCCTGTGGGCGCGCGGCGCGCTGAACGGCAAGGTGGGCAGCGTTTTCACCTCCACCAACACCCAGCACGGCGGGCAGGAAAGCACCATTCTTTCCATGCATACGACGCTATTGCATCTGGGCATGGTGATCGTCGGTCTGCCCTATTCCTTCGAGGGGCAGAGCCGCATGGACGAGATCACCGGCTGCTCGCCCTATGGGGCCTCGACCCTTGCAGGAAGCGACGGCAAGCGCCAGCCGAGCGAGAACGAACTGGCCGGCGCGCGCTTCCAGGGAAGGCATGTGGCGGATATTGCCGCGCGTCTGTTCCCAGGCTGA
- a CDS encoding patatin-like protein: protein MKEKELRLALVCYGGVSLAVYMHGITKEIWKLQRASKTWRDIKELPEDEREAALRRTGHSLDTEKVYFDLLARLAETVDLRVLVDVIAGASAGGINGVFLAKAIAEDLSLEPLTDLWMRNADVEKLLDPRQAATPWSKAYMRPLLWLYQRWRARRVDEEDVLGEEASDEVRAKFSALVRSRWFEPPFSGEGFARLLYEGLEAMQRTGVRAGSLLPVGHPLDLVVTVTDYHGHNQTLRLNSPPRINEREHRLIISFHDPGTHPQGRRKLGENASLAFAARATASFPGAFPPASISEVDKLLAERGQVWRERSAFIEQLFPTWTLDGRDPANIPLMDGSVLNNKPFDAAIRALRDRPAHREVDRRVVYIEPYPKDLETRRDDASFFGAIVGALSTIPRQQPIRDDLERLQNLTAKLGSIRSIIDSLTPDIETAIEDAFGERLHVNRATPQAIAQWRILAQQRLADRSGFTYKGYAELKTARVLEEMASLFCILSRRHSSTAHHDMLQLVRHWAEEAKILPLGAFGSAQHFSEHLGEHLPWLQFLRRFDLGFRIRRLRFVIRRVNDLYGTLGVTSHEALDVAKSHLYAALAPMLQRQTGTAAELKDLPGLARLHLDPSGAITALGDALKLVELDEEVDRRMSECVAAMPDAEVGRQVLLAFLGFPFFDLVTLPMLEHGTEELEGIKVDRLSPLDATSLRDGGAETTLKGIQFATFGAFLSRAYRENDYLWGRLHAAERMIDILLSSAAPAVHLPALEVARYKRQAFLEILQAERPRLRRVTGLIDQLLAEIYAQHPEDADAGEEPPSTLPADTPAPAPTAS, encoded by the coding sequence ATGAAGGAAAAGGAACTCCGGCTGGCGCTGGTTTGCTACGGCGGCGTGTCGCTCGCCGTTTACATGCACGGCATCACCAAGGAAATCTGGAAGCTGCAGCGCGCTTCCAAAACCTGGCGCGACATCAAGGAGTTGCCCGAGGACGAGCGCGAAGCGGCGCTTCGCCGGACCGGCCATTCCCTCGATACCGAGAAGGTTTATTTCGACCTGCTCGCCCGTCTTGCCGAGACGGTGGATCTGCGCGTGCTGGTGGACGTGATTGCCGGCGCATCGGCTGGCGGCATCAATGGCGTGTTTCTCGCCAAGGCCATTGCCGAGGACCTGTCGCTGGAGCCGCTGACCGACCTGTGGATGCGAAACGCGGACGTGGAGAAGCTGCTCGACCCCCGGCAGGCGGCCACGCCCTGGAGCAAGGCCTACATGCGCCCGCTCCTCTGGCTGTACCAGCGCTGGCGCGCCCGCCGCGTGGACGAGGAAGACGTTCTTGGCGAGGAGGCCAGCGACGAGGTGCGCGCCAAATTCTCGGCCCTCGTGCGCTCCCGCTGGTTCGAGCCGCCCTTCTCCGGCGAAGGTTTTGCACGGCTGCTCTATGAAGGATTGGAGGCCATGCAGCGCACGGGTGTGCGCGCCGGCTCGCTGTTGCCGGTCGGCCACCCGCTCGATCTGGTCGTCACCGTCACCGATTACCACGGCCACAACCAGACGCTGCGGCTGAATTCCCCGCCGCGTATCAACGAGCGCGAGCACCGGCTCATCATCTCGTTCCATGATCCCGGCACCCACCCGCAGGGCCGGCGCAAGCTGGGGGAGAATGCGAGCCTGGCCTTTGCCGCCCGCGCCACCGCCTCGTTCCCCGGCGCATTTCCGCCCGCCTCGATTTCCGAGGTCGACAAGCTTCTCGCCGAGCGCGGGCAGGTATGGCGCGAACGCTCCGCCTTCATCGAGCAGCTGTTTCCCACCTGGACGCTCGATGGCCGCGACCCCGCAAACATTCCGCTGATGGACGGCAGCGTGCTCAACAACAAGCCGTTCGATGCCGCCATCCGCGCGCTGCGGGACCGGCCCGCCCACCGCGAGGTGGACCGGCGCGTCGTCTACATCGAGCCCTACCCGAAGGATCTGGAAACCCGCCGCGACGACGCCAGCTTCTTCGGGGCCATTGTGGGCGCGCTCTCCACCATTCCGCGCCAGCAGCCGATCCGCGACGATCTGGAGCGGTTGCAGAACCTCACCGCGAAGCTGGGCAGCATCCGCAGCATTATCGACAGCCTGACGCCCGATATCGAGACGGCCATTGAGGATGCCTTTGGCGAGCGGCTGCACGTCAACCGCGCCACGCCGCAGGCCATCGCCCAGTGGCGCATTCTTGCCCAGCAGCGGCTGGCCGATCGCTCCGGCTTTACCTACAAGGGCTATGCCGAGCTGAAGACGGCACGGGTGCTGGAGGAAATGGCCAGCCTGTTCTGCATCCTCAGCCGCCGCCACAGCAGCACCGCCCACCATGACATGCTCCAGCTGGTTCGCCACTGGGCGGAGGAGGCGAAAATCCTCCCGCTCGGCGCATTCGGCAGCGCCCAGCATTTCAGCGAGCATCTGGGCGAGCACCTGCCCTGGCTGCAATTCCTGCGCCGGTTCGACCTGGGCTTCCGCATTCGGCGCCTGCGCTTCGTCATTCGCCGCGTCAACGACCTCTACGGCACTCTCGGCGTGACCAGCCACGAAGCGCTGGACGTGGCCAAAAGCCACCTCTACGCCGCCCTTGCGCCCATGCTCCAGCGGCAAACCGGCACTGCCGCCGAACTTAAGGACCTGCCCGGCCTTGCCCGCCTGCATCTTGATCCCTCAGGCGCCATTACGGCGCTCGGCGATGCCCTCAAGCTGGTGGAACTGGACGAGGAGGTGGACCGCCGCATGTCAGAATGCGTTGCCGCCATGCCGGATGCGGAAGTGGGCCGGCAGGTGCTGCTCGCCTTCCTCGGCTTTCCGTTTTTCGATCTCGTCACCCTCCCCATGCTCGAGCACGGCACCGAGGAGCTGGAGGGCATCAAGGTCGATCGCCTGTCGCCGCTCGATGCCACCTCATTGCGAGACGGCGGGGCCGAAACCACGCTGAAGGGCATCCAGTTCGCCACCTTCGGCGCGTTCCTCTCCCGCGCCTACCGGGAAAATGATTACCTCTGGGGCCGCCTGCATGCGGCAGAGCGGATGATCGACATTCTGCTCTCCAGCGCCGCGCCCGCCGTTCATCTCCCCGCGCTGGAGGTCGCCCGCTACAAGCGTCAGGCGTTCCTTGAAATCCTCCAGGCCGAGCGCCCGCGCCTGCGCCGCGTCACCGGGCTCATCGACCAGCTGTTGGCCGAGATTTACGCCCAGCACCCGGAGGACGCGGACGCTGGCGAGGAACCGCCCTCCACCCTGCCGGCGGACACGCCCGCACCCGCACCCACGGCGTCCTGA
- a CDS encoding TipAS antibiotic-recognition domain-containing protein, with protein MTPADQADFLAEINRLHAAFAEKLANGQAADSAETQALAARHYAWVCRSWTPDATAYAGLGRLYVEHEDFHAMYDNIRPGLAAYLAEAMAVYAARALA; from the coding sequence CTGACCCCGGCGGATCAGGCGGACTTCCTGGCGGAGATAAACCGGCTGCACGCGGCCTTCGCCGAGAAGTTGGCGAACGGCCAGGCGGCGGATTCGGCGGAAACCCAGGCGCTGGCGGCCCGGCATTATGCGTGGGTCTGCCGCTCCTGGACGCCGGATGCCACCGCCTATGCGGGCCTCGGCCGCCTTTATGTCGAGCATGAGGATTTTCACGCCATGTACGACAACATCAGGCCCGGCCTTGCCGCCTACTTGGCCGAGGCCATGGCGGTTTATGCGGCGCGGGCGCTGGCTTAG